The following nucleotide sequence is from Nitrospira sp..
TCCGAGCGGCAGGTCATGGAGGCGGTGCAGCGCGTCTTCGGCACGACCCATGACCTGGAAGGGCTGACTCCCATCACCCCGGAAGATTTGGCAAAAGGGCTACCCGACCAGCAGATCAGACGTCAATTGGTGAATGGGCTCATCGTCATGTCGCTGATCGACCGGGAGGTCACGCCTCAGGAAGCCGCGCTGGTCGAACGATTTGCCACTGCGCTGCAAGTCGGTATTCCCGAGGTAACCAACCTGCGCCATGTCGTGAAGCAGGAACTCCTGCACCTCCGCCTCGATCTGGCCAGACGATTTTGGCTGCGTGAAAAGGTGGTTGAGATTTGGGACCATGAAGGGCTTCGAGGACTGATCACCTTCGTGGGTGGTCTGCTCGGTACCTATGAAAATGCCGAGATGGCGGCCCGGTATCGGGCCTTTGAGCGGTACCCGGAGGGATCGTTGGGGCGGAGGTATTGGGAGTATTGCCGGACGAACGGGTTCCCCTTTCCAGGAGAGAAGGGCGGTGCGCCCGAGGCCATTGTGTTTCATGATTGTGCCCACATCTTGTCTGGCTACGGAACGGATCCTCAGGGCGAGGTGCAGGTGGCTTGCTTCAGTGCAGGGTTTCAGCGGCGTGATCCCTTCCTGTTCGTCTTCTTTGTCTTGCTCCAATTCCATCTCGGCATCCGCATGACGCCGATCACCCAGGCTCGAGCCGGCTTCTTCGATCCCGAAAAGGCGCTTATTGCTATCCGGCGCGGGGCGGCGATGAATGTGGACCTCAACCATGGCTGGGACTACCACCCCGTCATGGGTGAACCGGTCGAGGAACTGCGGACGCGCTACAACATCCTGCCGATCGAAGCCTTTCATCCAGGGCTTGGCGACAGTCGTTGAGCAGGATCAATCAAGCCGGATCAAGCGTCGTGAGGCTGCCGTTATTTCGGCAGGTGCCGAGGGAATGGCAGTTGAGCTTCGGCGGCGGATCGTGGCAGGTGTGCGGCTCAGGTAGGTCTGTGAGATTTTTGCTTGTTCTCACGTGGGTTAGGCGAACGGCTGCGAGCGGCTGCGAGAGGAACGGTGATTGCTTTTGACGATACCGTTGGCGCCGTCGGTTCTTGGTGAGGAGGAGATCGGGATGAGTCGTCGTGGGTGGATCGGACCGTCGTTGCTGCTGCTGACGGTGGTCGCAGTCGGTGTGGGGTTGGCCGCATGGAAGTATGGCGCGATTCAAGACAATGCCGCCGCCTCGGCCAATCAACCGGAGCCGATGGAGGTAGTGACGCTGGCCGTAGCTCGCGCCGTGGACCATCAACAGACCGCCACCTCGATTGGGACGGTCTTGGCGCTCCGCTCCATCACGTTACAGAACGAGCTGGCCGGGACCGTGAGCCAGGTGCGGTTGACCCCTGGCCAGATTGTGGAGGCTGGAACGGTGTTGGTGGCGCTCGATGTCTCCGTGGAGGAGGCAGACCTGCGGGCGCAGCAAGCCCAAGCCGTGCTGGCGCGGACGATCCTGGATCGCCGCCGAGCCCTGACGCAGGACCTGGCCGCAGCGCAGGAGGAGGTCGATCGCGCCCGGGCGGATCTCGACGTGGCACAGGCCCAAATCGCACGCACCAAGGCGCTGATCGCCCGTAAGACCATTCGCGCCCCGTTCCGCGCCCGTGTCGGCTTGGCCGATATCCACCCGGGACAATATCTGAACGAAGGCACCCAGCTGACGACGCTCCAGGGGGTCGACGAGGCGGTGCATGTGGACTTCGCCGTGCCGCAGCATGTGGCCGCCGGGTTGCAGCTCGGCTCGCTCGTCGATGTGTACCCTGCCGGAGAGTCGGCGCCCCTGTCGGCCAAGATCATCGCGCTGGATTCCCGCATCGATCCCACGACCCGCAACGCCATGGTGCGCGCCAAGATCGAGCACTCTCCATCGATGCCGGCTCCCGGGTCGGCGGTCCGAATCAAGGTTCGTGTCGGTCTGCCGCGCAAGGCCGTGGCCATTCCGGTGAATGCGCTGCGGAAGGGGCCAGGCGGAGATCAGGTGTTCGTCGTCGAACCGGACGGCAGCGGCAAGACGCGCGCGCATGTGCGCCAGGTGGAAAGCGGTGCGATGCTGGGAGATGAGATTATCGTCCATGTGGGACTGACCGCCGGGGAACAGGTGGCGGCCTCGGGTGCCTTCAAGCTGCGCGACGGGGTTCTGGTGGCGGCCGCCGGTGGGGCGGAACCGGCGGTTGAATCGGCTCAGCCGCCGAACGGACTGTGACGGTAGGGATCGAACCATGCGTTCATTTACCGATGTTTTCATCAAGCACCCGGTACTAGCCGTCGTCGTCAACCTGGTGATTCTGCTTCTTGGGTGGCGAGCCTTGACCACCCTCCCGGTGCAGCAATACCCGAAGATCGAAAGTTCGTCGATCATCATCACGACCGTCTACTACGGCGCAGCAGCCGAGACGGTGCGAGGGTTTCTGACCACGCCGATCGAACGGGTGGTGTCGGCCATCAGCGGCGTCGACTATCTCGAATCCACCAGCCGGGCCGGCGTCAGCACCGTGACGGTCCATCTCAAGTTGAACCACAGCAGCACCGCGGCGCTGGCCGAGGTGACGGCGAGGCTGCAACAGGTGCGCTCGGAATTGCCGGCGGAGGCGGAACCGCCCGCGGTGGAGGTGCAACGGGCCGATCGCCCCTACGCGTCGTTTTATCTGAGTTTCACCTCGCCTGAGCGAACGGTGCCGGCCTTGACCGACTGGTTGCTGCGGTCGCTCCAGCCCCAATTCGCCACCTTGACCGGCGTCCAGCGTGTGACCATCGAAGGGGGACGGCAGATCGCGATGCGGGTATGGATCGACCCGGACCGTCTCGCGGCCTACAACCTCTCGCCGGGCGACGTGCAGGCGGCGTTGCGGCGCAACAACTATCTGGCCGCCGTCGGACGGACGAAGGGCAACCTGGTGCAGGTCAATCTGCTGGCCAACACCGATCTGCGCAGCACGGAAGAGTTTCAAGACCTCATCGTGACCGATCGCGGCGGAGCCATCGTGCGGCTGCGGGATGTGGCGCGGGTGGAGAACGGCGCCGAAGAGGCCGAAATGGTCGCCAAATACAACCGCATGGAAGGTGTGTATCTCGGCGTCTGGCCGCTGGTGGGGTCGAACGAAATCGAAGTGGCGCAGCGGTTGCGGGAGGAGATGGATCGGGTCAGGCCGACCCTGCCGAAGGACATCGACATGCAGCTGGTCTGGGACGGCACGATGTTCATGCGGAGCGCGTTGGAGGAGATCACGAAGACGCTCGGGGAAACGATCCTGATCGTCGCGGCGGTGGTCTTTCTGTTCATGGGCTCGGTGCGGACGGCCTTGGTGCCGCTGGTGGCCATGCCGGTGTCGTTGGTCGGCGCGGCGATCTTCATGTATGCGTCCGGCTTCAGCCTGAA
It contains:
- a CDS encoding efflux RND transporter periplasmic adaptor subunit yields the protein MSRRGWIGPSLLLLTVVAVGVGLAAWKYGAIQDNAAASANQPEPMEVVTLAVARAVDHQQTATSIGTVLALRSITLQNELAGTVSQVRLTPGQIVEAGTVLVALDVSVEEADLRAQQAQAVLARTILDRRRALTQDLAAAQEEVDRARADLDVAQAQIARTKALIARKTIRAPFRARVGLADIHPGQYLNEGTQLTTLQGVDEAVHVDFAVPQHVAAGLQLGSLVDVYPAGESAPLSAKIIALDSRIDPTTRNAMVRAKIEHSPSMPAPGSAVRIKVRVGLPRKAVAIPVNALRKGPGGDQVFVVEPDGSGKTRAHVRQVESGAMLGDEIIVHVGLTAGEQVAASGAFKLRDGVLVAAAGGAEPAVESAQPPNGL